From one Portunus trituberculatus isolate SZX2019 chromosome 30, ASM1759143v1, whole genome shotgun sequence genomic stretch:
- the LOC123510925 gene encoding renalase-like isoform X4: MTRVLLVGGGLTSALTSALLRRELPHAELVLWDKAQGAGGRMSTSRSPHDPNCLADLGAQYISATPEYAKLHKSYYDELLGAGVLVPLTSHVEGMRTSEEGTTHYVTPKGTSSIVKHFIREASLTPKFKHHVSSIDWQDGRWSVKTQSGEADVFDVVVLTMPVPQVLGLTGTIKELIDKDEKLLSDLKSVEYSSRYALGLFFEEGAQVSLKDEGTAAQYITSNPVARFIALDNKKRAADTGSPSVVLHTSVPFGKVNVDKTPDEVKPVLLQCIKDMYPHWPQPKAVKCQKWKFSQVTSAFPGLPGSLTLADGLVVGGDGFTHSNMDGCIESAKAVAEAVAQK, translated from the exons ATGACCCGAGTGCTGTTGGTGGGCGGCGGCCTGACCAGCGCCCTGACCAGTGCCTTGCTGCGGCGGGAGCTGCCACACGCTGAGCTGGTCCTCTGGGACAAGGCACAGGGGGCAG GTGGTCGAATGTCAACAAGCAGAAGTCCACATGACCCAAACTGTCTAGCTGATCTCGGGGCACAATACATATCAGCCACGCCAGAGTATGCAAAGCTCCATAAATC ATATTATGATGAGCTTTTGGGTGCCGGGGTGTTGGTGCCACTGACCAGCCATGTGGAAGGCATGAGGACTAGTGAGGAGGGCACTACGCACTATGTAACCCCCAAGGGCACCTCCTCCATTGTCAAGCACTTCATCAGGGAGGCCAGTCTAACTCCTAA GTTCAAGCACCACGTCAGCAGCATTGACTGGCAGGATGGGAGATGGAGCGTCAAGACACAGTCTGGGGAAGCTGATGTGTTTGACGTGGTGGTGCTGACCATGCCAGTGCCTCAGGTGCTGGGCCTCACCGGCACCATAAAGGAGCTCATTG acaaagatgaaaaattgcTTTCTGACTTAAAATCCGTTGAGTACAGCTCTCGCTATGCCCTGGGCCTGTTCTTTGAGGAGGGGGCCCAGGTGAGTCTCAAGGACGAGGGGACGGCTGCCCAGTACATCACCAGCAACCCTGTCGCTCGTTTCATTGCTCTTGACAACAAGAAGAGGGCAGCAG ACACAGGCAGTCCCTCGGTGGTGCTGCACACGTCGGTGCCCTTCGGCAAGGTGAATGTGGACAAGACGCCGGATGAGGTCAAGCCAGTGCTCCTGCAGTGTATCAAGGACATGTACCCACACTGGCCACAGCCCAAGGCCGTCAAGTGCCAGAAATGGAAGTTCTCTCAG GTGACATCAGCCTTCCCCGGCCTCCCTGGCAGCTTGACCTTAGCAGATGGGCTGGTGGTGGGCGGCGATGGCTTTACTCACTCCAACATGGATGGCTGCATAGAGTCAGCCAAGGCCGTGGCCGAGGCTGTGGCCCA aaAGTAA
- the LOC123510925 gene encoding renalase-like isoform X2, which yields MTRVLLVGGGLTSALTSALLRRELPHAELVLWDKAQGAGGRMSTSRSPHDPNCLADLGAQYISATPEYAKLHKSYYDELLGAGVLVPLTSHVEGMRTSEEGTTHYVTPKGTSSIVKHFIREASLTPKFKHHVSSIDWQDGRWSVKTQSGEADVFDVVVLTMPVPQVLGLTGTIKELIDKDEKLLSDLKSVEYSSRYALGLFFEEGAQVSLKDEGTAAQYITSNPVARFIALDNKKRAAGSPSVVLHTSVPFGKVNVDKTPDEVKPVLLQCIKDMYPHWPQPKAVKCQKWKFSQVTSAFPGLPGSLTLADGLVVGGDGFTHSNMDGCIESAKAVAEAVAQYVNSKESNLSCKL from the exons ATGACCCGAGTGCTGTTGGTGGGCGGCGGCCTGACCAGCGCCCTGACCAGTGCCTTGCTGCGGCGGGAGCTGCCACACGCTGAGCTGGTCCTCTGGGACAAGGCACAGGGGGCAG GTGGTCGAATGTCAACAAGCAGAAGTCCACATGACCCAAACTGTCTAGCTGATCTCGGGGCACAATACATATCAGCCACGCCAGAGTATGCAAAGCTCCATAAATC ATATTATGATGAGCTTTTGGGTGCCGGGGTGTTGGTGCCACTGACCAGCCATGTGGAAGGCATGAGGACTAGTGAGGAGGGCACTACGCACTATGTAACCCCCAAGGGCACCTCCTCCATTGTCAAGCACTTCATCAGGGAGGCCAGTCTAACTCCTAA GTTCAAGCACCACGTCAGCAGCATTGACTGGCAGGATGGGAGATGGAGCGTCAAGACACAGTCTGGGGAAGCTGATGTGTTTGACGTGGTGGTGCTGACCATGCCAGTGCCTCAGGTGCTGGGCCTCACCGGCACCATAAAGGAGCTCATTG acaaagatgaaaaattgcTTTCTGACTTAAAATCCGTTGAGTACAGCTCTCGCTATGCCCTGGGCCTGTTCTTTGAGGAGGGGGCCCAGGTGAGTCTCAAGGACGAGGGGACGGCTGCCCAGTACATCACCAGCAACCCTGTCGCTCGTTTCATTGCTCTTGACAACAAGAAGAGGGCAGCAG GCAGTCCCTCGGTGGTGCTGCACACGTCGGTGCCCTTCGGCAAGGTGAATGTGGACAAGACGCCGGATGAGGTCAAGCCAGTGCTCCTGCAGTGTATCAAGGACATGTACCCACACTGGCCACAGCCCAAGGCCGTCAAGTGCCAGAAATGGAAGTTCTCTCAG GTGACATCAGCCTTCCCCGGCCTCCCTGGCAGCTTGACCTTAGCAGATGGGCTGGTGGTGGGCGGCGATGGCTTTACTCACTCCAACATGGATGGCTGCATAGAGTCAGCCAAGGCCGTGGCCGAGGCTGTGGCCCAGTATGTCAACTCTAAGG aaAGTAACTTAAGTTGTAAGTTATGA
- the LOC123510928 gene encoding uncharacterized protein LOC123510928, with protein MDAQPTTTTTTTSSTTTTTLWRRLLPLFLLIPSACGIRCYECVHNNQRVKRHNRFVYPCSEFDDSERYIMDCPDSNMCIYQRITLPLSSGKVHVTTMDGCTPNITSQARYAEARLVKPGCITQLSAERPPSSEYCYCDYNLCNNGSITSISLLVSVLPLLLVSLHWLLQDT; from the exons ATGGATGCTcaacctactaccaccaccaccaccacatcatccaccaccaccacaaccctctGGAGGAGACTGCTTCCCTTGTTCCTGCTTATTCCTTCAG CATGTGGCATCCGCTGCTACGAGTGTGTGCACAACAACCAACGAGTAAAACGTCACAACAGGTTCGTGTACCCGTGCTCGGAGTTTGATGACTCTGAACGCTACATCATGGACTGCCCTGATTCAAATATGTGCATCTACCAGAGGATAACGCTGCCTCtttcctcag GGAAGGTTCACGTCACAACCATGGATGGCTGCACCCCTAACATTACCAGCCAGGCACGGTACGCTGAGGCTCGTCTAGTCAAGCCAGGGTGCATCACACAACTCAGCGCTGAGAGGCCGCCTTCCTCCGAGTACTGTTACTGTGACTATAACTTGTGTAATAATGGATCTATCACTTCAATATCCCTGCTTGTGTCTGTGCTTCCTCTCTTACTTGTATCCCTTCACTGGTTGCTACAGGACACTTGA
- the LOC123510925 gene encoding renalase-like isoform X3, with protein sequence MTRVLLVGGGLTSALTSALLRRELPHAELVLWDKAQGAGGRMSTSRSPHDPNCLADLGAQYISATPEYAKLHKSYYDELLGAGVLVPLTSHVEGMRTSEEGTTHYVTPKGTSSIVKHFIREASLTPKFKHHVSSIDWQDGRWSVKTQSGEADVFDVVVLTMPVPQVLGLTGTIKELIDKDEKLLSDLKSVEYSSRYALGLFFEEGAQVSLKDEGTAAQYITSNPVARFIALDNKKRAADTGSPSVVLHTSVPFGKVNVDKTPDEVKPVLLQCIKDMYPHWPQPKAVKCQKWKFSQVTSAFPGLPGSLTLADGLVVGGDGFTHSNMDGCIESAKAVAEAVAQYVNSKG encoded by the exons ATGACCCGAGTGCTGTTGGTGGGCGGCGGCCTGACCAGCGCCCTGACCAGTGCCTTGCTGCGGCGGGAGCTGCCACACGCTGAGCTGGTCCTCTGGGACAAGGCACAGGGGGCAG GTGGTCGAATGTCAACAAGCAGAAGTCCACATGACCCAAACTGTCTAGCTGATCTCGGGGCACAATACATATCAGCCACGCCAGAGTATGCAAAGCTCCATAAATC ATATTATGATGAGCTTTTGGGTGCCGGGGTGTTGGTGCCACTGACCAGCCATGTGGAAGGCATGAGGACTAGTGAGGAGGGCACTACGCACTATGTAACCCCCAAGGGCACCTCCTCCATTGTCAAGCACTTCATCAGGGAGGCCAGTCTAACTCCTAA GTTCAAGCACCACGTCAGCAGCATTGACTGGCAGGATGGGAGATGGAGCGTCAAGACACAGTCTGGGGAAGCTGATGTGTTTGACGTGGTGGTGCTGACCATGCCAGTGCCTCAGGTGCTGGGCCTCACCGGCACCATAAAGGAGCTCATTG acaaagatgaaaaattgcTTTCTGACTTAAAATCCGTTGAGTACAGCTCTCGCTATGCCCTGGGCCTGTTCTTTGAGGAGGGGGCCCAGGTGAGTCTCAAGGACGAGGGGACGGCTGCCCAGTACATCACCAGCAACCCTGTCGCTCGTTTCATTGCTCTTGACAACAAGAAGAGGGCAGCAG ACACAGGCAGTCCCTCGGTGGTGCTGCACACGTCGGTGCCCTTCGGCAAGGTGAATGTGGACAAGACGCCGGATGAGGTCAAGCCAGTGCTCCTGCAGTGTATCAAGGACATGTACCCACACTGGCCACAGCCCAAGGCCGTCAAGTGCCAGAAATGGAAGTTCTCTCAG GTGACATCAGCCTTCCCCGGCCTCCCTGGCAGCTTGACCTTAGCAGATGGGCTGGTGGTGGGCGGCGATGGCTTTACTCACTCCAACATGGATGGCTGCATAGAGTCAGCCAAGGCCGTGGCCGAGGCTGTGGCCCAGTATGTCAACTCTAAGGGTTAG
- the LOC123510925 gene encoding renalase-like isoform X1, with product MTRVLLVGGGLTSALTSALLRRELPHAELVLWDKAQGAGGRMSTSRSPHDPNCLADLGAQYISATPEYAKLHKSYYDELLGAGVLVPLTSHVEGMRTSEEGTTHYVTPKGTSSIVKHFIREASLTPKFKHHVSSIDWQDGRWSVKTQSGEADVFDVVVLTMPVPQVLGLTGTIKELIDKDEKLLSDLKSVEYSSRYALGLFFEEGAQVSLKDEGTAAQYITSNPVARFIALDNKKRAADTGSPSVVLHTSVPFGKVNVDKTPDEVKPVLLQCIKDMYPHWPQPKAVKCQKWKFSQVTSAFPGLPGSLTLADGLVVGGDGFTHSNMDGCIESAKAVAEAVAQYVNSKESNLSCKL from the exons ATGACCCGAGTGCTGTTGGTGGGCGGCGGCCTGACCAGCGCCCTGACCAGTGCCTTGCTGCGGCGGGAGCTGCCACACGCTGAGCTGGTCCTCTGGGACAAGGCACAGGGGGCAG GTGGTCGAATGTCAACAAGCAGAAGTCCACATGACCCAAACTGTCTAGCTGATCTCGGGGCACAATACATATCAGCCACGCCAGAGTATGCAAAGCTCCATAAATC ATATTATGATGAGCTTTTGGGTGCCGGGGTGTTGGTGCCACTGACCAGCCATGTGGAAGGCATGAGGACTAGTGAGGAGGGCACTACGCACTATGTAACCCCCAAGGGCACCTCCTCCATTGTCAAGCACTTCATCAGGGAGGCCAGTCTAACTCCTAA GTTCAAGCACCACGTCAGCAGCATTGACTGGCAGGATGGGAGATGGAGCGTCAAGACACAGTCTGGGGAAGCTGATGTGTTTGACGTGGTGGTGCTGACCATGCCAGTGCCTCAGGTGCTGGGCCTCACCGGCACCATAAAGGAGCTCATTG acaaagatgaaaaattgcTTTCTGACTTAAAATCCGTTGAGTACAGCTCTCGCTATGCCCTGGGCCTGTTCTTTGAGGAGGGGGCCCAGGTGAGTCTCAAGGACGAGGGGACGGCTGCCCAGTACATCACCAGCAACCCTGTCGCTCGTTTCATTGCTCTTGACAACAAGAAGAGGGCAGCAG ACACAGGCAGTCCCTCGGTGGTGCTGCACACGTCGGTGCCCTTCGGCAAGGTGAATGTGGACAAGACGCCGGATGAGGTCAAGCCAGTGCTCCTGCAGTGTATCAAGGACATGTACCCACACTGGCCACAGCCCAAGGCCGTCAAGTGCCAGAAATGGAAGTTCTCTCAG GTGACATCAGCCTTCCCCGGCCTCCCTGGCAGCTTGACCTTAGCAGATGGGCTGGTGGTGGGCGGCGATGGCTTTACTCACTCCAACATGGATGGCTGCATAGAGTCAGCCAAGGCCGTGGCCGAGGCTGTGGCCCAGTATGTCAACTCTAAGG aaAGTAACTTAAGTTGTAAGTTATGA